A single window of Crassostrea angulata isolate pt1a10 chromosome 8, ASM2561291v2, whole genome shotgun sequence DNA harbors:
- the LOC128161124 gene encoding uncharacterized protein LOC128161124, translating into MDSTDGKENGGPEGYQLNEIMSGISNILNTLANFMLRLDSQGRQMDELAKEVQGRDGIQERLELVQEQANDTVYSVTEINNSQEIMSREISRLKDYVIKLEFRVNVQEKQILELDLGVEEVDSFHILNLFRLGEKDPTHKRKYPRPICIQFGYKTHKDKVMSRVRVLKEKKSHIRLAVQQPEEIRKKRKRMYDIQKKYSAKNVETKIKGDKLIFTKSGNVYRDKTGTRPTAEEVISGDQVKITVNKGKHIEDNQNRFESHATSVNSYKQVKESLIEILRLPTVSSASHNVYAYRFAGSDGMVHEGSEDDGEHGAGRTLLSAMNDNGIQNALIVVSRWFGNKIGMRRFTHIVDAGLSAGKNTNPS; encoded by the exons ATGGATTCCACTGATGGAAAAGAAAACGGCGGTCCAGAAGGATACCAACTTAATGAGATTATGTCAGGCATATCCAATATTCTAAACACTCTTGCAAATTTCATGTTGAGACTAGACAGTCAAGGTCGTCAAATGGACGAACTCGCAAAAGAAGTCCAGGGTCGAGATGGCATTCAAGAGCGTCTAGAGCTAGTTCAAGAACAAGCTAATGATACTGTTTATTCTGtaactgaaataaataattcacaAGAAATTATGTCCAGAGAGATTAGCCGCCTCAAAGACTATGTCATTAAACTAGAATTTAGGGTTAATGTACAAGAGAAACAAATTCT GGAACTGGATCTAGGCGTGGAAGAAGTTGATTCGTTCCATATTCTCAACCTTTTTAGACTGGGAGAAAAAGACCCTACGCACAAGAGAAAATATCCAAGACCCATCTGTATCCAGTTTGGATATAAAACTCACAAAGACAAAGTAATGAGTAGAGTGAGGGTcttgaaagaaaagaaatcccATATCCGATTGGCTGTCCAACAACCCGAAGAAATACGCAAAAAAAGGAAACGTATGTACGATATCCAAAAAAAGTACTCAGCCAAAAAtgtagaaacaaaaataaaaggaGACAAACTGATTTTCACCAAAAGTGGAAACGTTTATCGGGACAAAACAGGAACTAGACCAACAGCCGAGGAAGTCATCTCAGGTGACCAGGTGAAGATAACGGTAAACAAGGGCAAACACATTGAAGACAACCAAAACCGGTTCGAGTCGCACGCCACGTCAGTGAATTCGTACAAACAGGTCAAAGAGTCGCTGATCGAAATACTCAGGCTGCCAACAGTATCCAGCGCAAGTCACAATGTGTACGCCTACCGGTTCGCAGGCAGTGATGGTATGGTACATGAGGGTTCTGAAGATGACGGCGAGCATGGGGCGGGGAGAACTCTGCTTAGCGCCATGAACGACAACGGAATCCAGAATGCGCTGATTGTGGTCTCCAGATGGTTCGGAAACAAAATCGGTATGCGTCGCTTCACCCATATCGTTGATGCGGGTTTGAGCGCCGGGAAAAACACAAATCCGTCCTAG